A single genomic interval of Aureliella helgolandensis harbors:
- a CDS encoding YdeI/OmpD-associated family protein, with protein sequence MITDIETYFEKGCGRCKRFATSDCSTRQWSQGLNELRRICLESGLVEAVKWAHPCYMHSGRNIVILGALRSDFRISFFNAALMKDLEQVLEKQGPNTRHPDMIRFTNNAQVQLMRPTIHSYLDEAKGYAEAGIKPPKEKRTLELPAELVEALEADPALAEAFRILTPGRQKSYVINLNSAKKAETRRSRIAKFRDKIFAGKGATER encoded by the coding sequence ATGATTACTGACATCGAGACGTACTTTGAGAAAGGGTGTGGACGCTGCAAGCGATTCGCCACCTCGGATTGTTCGACGCGACAGTGGAGCCAAGGTCTCAATGAGCTTCGGCGGATTTGTCTTGAATCCGGGCTGGTTGAGGCTGTTAAATGGGCACATCCGTGCTACATGCATTCTGGTCGCAATATCGTGATTCTCGGAGCCTTGCGCAGCGACTTCCGCATAAGTTTTTTTAACGCCGCATTAATGAAGGACTTGGAGCAAGTCCTGGAAAAGCAAGGCCCCAATACCCGGCACCCTGACATGATTCGGTTTACGAACAATGCTCAAGTGCAGTTGATGAGGCCGACAATCCATTCCTATTTGGACGAGGCGAAAGGGTATGCGGAGGCTGGCATCAAGCCACCGAAAGAAAAAAGAACACTGGAGCTACCGGCTGAGCTTGTCGAGGCACTTGAAGCTGACCCGGCGCTTGCAGAAGCGTTTCGTATCCTGACGCCCGGCAGGCAGAAAAGTTACGTGATCAATCTCAATTCAGCAAAAAAGGCAGAAACGCGAAGGTCTCGAATTGCCAAATTTCGTGATAAGATTTTTGCCGGAAAAGGTGCAACGGAGCGCTGA
- a CDS encoding DoxX family protein translates to MNILLWTLQILLALHTLMGAVWKFSNSVEKTMPSLKAIPNGLWQAMGGFEILGSIALVVPLFYMPLDFLAPAAAICIAAEMLIFIVLHYFSGDSTFGPMIYWIMVAVVCGFIAYGRLVLVG, encoded by the coding sequence ATGAACATTCTTCTGTGGACCCTTCAAATCCTTTTGGCGCTCCACACGCTGATGGGGGCAGTTTGGAAGTTTTCGAATTCAGTTGAAAAGACGATGCCCTCGCTCAAGGCAATTCCGAACGGATTGTGGCAAGCGATGGGAGGCTTCGAAATCCTTGGGAGTATTGCTTTGGTCGTCCCGCTGTTCTACATGCCTTTGGATTTCTTGGCTCCGGCTGCGGCGATTTGCATCGCTGCAGAAATGCTGATATTCATTGTCCTTCATTACTTCTCCGGTGACTCGACATTCGGTCCAATGATCTACTGGATCATGGTCGCCGTGGTTTGCGGATTCATCGCCTATGGTCGTTTAGTATTGGTGGGGTGA